DNA from Puntigrus tetrazona isolate hp1 unplaced genomic scaffold, ASM1883169v1 S000000296, whole genome shotgun sequence:
atctatctatctatctatctatctatctatctatctatctatctatctatctatctatctatctatctatctgtcattgtTGTATTTTCCTTGCTTCATTcattttgctctctctctctctctgtcaggtTTCTGCTGCAGTTGTCAGAGGTTCCTCAATTCTCAGAGCGGGTTTTCTGTATTCTCTTCCAGTCCACCTTCACAGAATGTATTACATCAGTTCAGCGCAAGCTTGAAACACTGCTGAGAGTCTGCACGGTGAGAGCGAACGTGAAGCACTCTAGTCAGATTCCACTGACAGCTTCACTATTGTCGTATTTCAAGTTAAAAGTTCAACTAGAAAGCAGCGAAGAAAACATCTGTTTCACTCCCTGCGCTTCCTCTTCTCCGTCTTCCGTTTAAAGGCTCTCCAATCAAGTCAAGCCGTTCTGCAGGTTCTAGGTTTGGTTCTAGCATTTGGGAACATTATGAACGGGGGCAACCGGAGCAGAGGACAGGCAGACGGATTTTCCCTAGACATCCTACCCAAGTTAAAAGATGTCAAGAGCAGTGTGAGTAAAAGTGAGATCCCTATCACTAGTTTAAAGCAGttcacactgaaataaaaattgtcataatttatttatctttatctcattccaaacctatatgacttactttcttctttgGGAAACAAAAGaatgtttctctgttttgtcgatacagtgaaagtcagtggggtcctaatattgcatcattttatttttatttttccattttaaaactgaaagtaaactattttctgtgaatgtgcTGGACATCAGATTCGTCAGCTGTTGTAAATAAACAACTAGATAAATGCTtctaaactgcaaaaatattttctgcgACGAATGAGCACTTTTTTCATCTTTGGAAcgcaaatgaaatgtttttgaatgaaatccGAGAACTTGACTGACAAGGAAGAGGAGAAATAGTTAGTTAGTTTGAAAAGTCATTAGTTTCGTTTTATTTGCACGCAAAAATTGTATAGCTTTATAAAGTTATAGTTgaatcactgatgtcacatggactattttaacaatgcccATAATACCTTTCTGGAGCATGatagttgcattgctgtctatgtagggtcATGGAGTTCTtggattttatcaaaaatatctaaatttgtATTACAAAGAGGAATGAAGGTTTTATGGGTTTATTGCTTTAGCATAACAGGCTATTTTTGTACAGgtaaaaatatctataaaatgactaatatttccaaaatatctttttttgctaaaagaaatgttttgaatggCATGATGGTACGTAAATGATGCCAAAATATATAGTCCATTACTGAAATAGCATAAACCTTAATCTGAACATGCATGGGAATTTGCATACAGTACTTTGATGGTCTCCTGACCCCATTAACCAGGTCATAAAGAACCCGTTCTGGCAGTTTCACTCAAAATGAGCAGTTATACTTTATTATGCCAAGGCAGTAGCCTATATCCACATCCCATGCGGTCTGTGTGTCTGCACACATGTGCATGTGAGCGAGCGCCTTTGCAAGCCACCAGGTCTGGCATCTTATTCACAAACGCTTTGAGCTAAATGAGTGTATACAAtcccaaaacatgaaaaatgattaTTCTCCTGTGTTTATTTCCATCTctcatctcctcctcctctcgcTCCATCAGGATAACTCTCAGAGCCTCCTGTCCTACATAGTTGCTTACTATCTGCGACACTTTGATGAGGTAGGTTTGGCCAACTGTTTATTTCACTGGTTTGACTAACAGACCCCCAGGTTCCTCAGAATCACCCTTCATGGTAGACAAAAAAGTGGCTTTGTTTTTGGTTTCATCACTTTGATTTGCCTTTCTTTCCCTTCACCATATAGACAAATTGCCGCTCTGAATGAGCAGAGGCCTTTGATTGTTTGATGCCCTTTTTGGACGTAGATTAAAAGCGCTGTATTGTAAATACCGTCAGCCGTCGGTCCAGATGTTGTGATTACAAGGTCATGtctaaattgacaaaatatgaTCCACAGGTTGTTGAAGTGCTTTTAACGTTCAGGCAAATAacaaggagagagaaagagagagtgtgtgtgtgtgtgtgtgtgtgtgtgtgcatgcaagcGGCTCTGATCTCTGACAGACGGAGCGTTATTGAGATTGATTTGTTGTGTttgatgttttcattgtttttggaaTCGTAATGATCTTTACACACCAAAGTATTTGAACATTTCACattcaattatttttcaaatcaagCATTGCTACAGTTATGACCTCATAAAAACAACATCCTGTTATTTTGTGTGATTGCGCTTTAgattttctgttgtttgtgtgtcaggATGCAGGTAAGGAAACATGCGTGTACCCGCTTCCAGAGCCTCCGGATCTTTTTCATTCGTCGCAGATGAAGTTTGAGGATTTTCAACGTGACCTGCGCAAGCTACGGAAAGATCTGAATGGTGAGATGCGGACACGTGCATACgcaaagcaaataaatgaattggaTACACAGgcttcacacacacttctgtgcATGTACGTGAGATCACATATACGCGCAAACACATATGGACATACACACATACCCGCAAACATGAGCTCACATACAAGTGTGcgtatacaaaaacacacagacatgttTAGTTTGTATACACCAGCGCCAGTGACCCGTGTTCTCCTTTAGAAGGCTCATTGATTTTCAAATGGCTGTTATTATTGAGCCCCCAGCTGGCTGCCACAATGATCAATACTGCAAATGTGGTTTGTTAAAGGCCCcagcatgtaaataaatgagaaaaaggtCTCATTTCAGCACTTTTCCTAGGGGTCTACCCCATTTTACAGGCCTAAAGCACTTAACTCAAGGTTTCTGCGGGTGAACTGCCCATATACTATATTaacgttcaaaagtttggggtcaatatgaattttctttttcttctttttgtgtaGTTCACAGAAATACTTTTAATGagcatgaatgcattaaattgatcagagaTAACAAAAGAATCTGTGCTATTATATAATAGCTGTTTTCGAACCTAATCTggaaatcaacatattagaatgatgagttatttgaaattgtaatctttttgtaaagcttttgatcaaataaatgtggccttggatcaaatacattttagacattAAAGTAAAAGGAATGAcacgtccatccatccataaaaatccattcatattttagtttgataGTCCACATTTTATAAAGGTTAACTcatctttttgaataaaataaatacatttcagatcCTCTTTTGTTGGTGGGAAATGCCATAAATTCTTGTGTATTTGAAAAGAAACTAGCAGGCAGGTAAAAGGCTTAAACTGCCTTATACATACTCGCTTTGCTCCCTGACCAGTAAAGCAATTTATCAGGGTCTTCAGGAGGTTAGTGAGATTGGTTCAGCTTTGTGCCGCAAGTCAAAGGTTGTACGACCTAGCTTAAGTGCACGACAGAGTGTGAATGAGGTGTAAGAATCCGATTACATGCTCAAAGCCGAGTTTAAATCCCTGCAAACATTTTCATTGccaatacaaaaacacacacacactcacacagatgTGGAAATACTCACATTCCACTGTCGGTGTGTTTGGCTTGTTCAGATCCTTGAAAAAAACACTCGTGGATGTTGACGTGGTCAAATTAGAACACTGCCCTACATCAAGAACACATTTACAATCAATCACTTGTCCAGAGTGAGATTGTCTACCACGCACAAATAATAACGTCCAAGCCTTTTTAGTTCCACTCGAAGCAGTCAAACATATCAGATGGATTTGCATTTGGCTCATGGAAATTTCGATTGAAGGATGGTCCGTTTGATGCATTGCTATACAGCCTATTAGCTTCGCCCCTGCTGTTAGCCATATTTTCGCGTGCCTTCGCTTAAATCCCTTGCTGGCGATTTGCATTGTTAATCTTTCAAAAGCTTATTAGTTAGGCCCACTATACATGTGGTTGataaattgtaaatgtactTTTCCAGAGCTTGTATGCTTAGCTAAATCGTTTTGGCGTACACCTGCTGAACAGATCAAGCCTACGTTTGTTTAACGCAGGCAAATATTTCTTCTCTGGCAATGTTCTGTGTTTCTCTGAATTCTCAACTGTTCACCTCCCTAAAATCTCCCTGTGGCCCAATAAGCATGGCTTCTCTCTTACGCCAGGCTCATACAATAAATGGATCATCACTACATTAGCAAGCTAAGCTAAGCGCTAAAGCAGATGTGCGACACTGACAGCTGGAAGGGGCACAGAGTTATGCAGGCGACCCGGCAGGTCCTCGCTTTCGCAGAGCCCTTGATCCAGCTGGCAGGGACattagcatgtgtgtgtgtttgcattgcGCTGATTACCATGCGAGGCTGTGATCCATCACCCATTGTAGTGATGGAGTGTGACACGGTGAAGCCTGTCGGCCTGTTGTAAGACTCCAGGTGTACAGCGAACAGAAGCGAAGGAAAGGTTCATGAAATGGGATTCATTAGCATCTGTTAGCACAGGTCACAGATTGCACATTTTTCTCTGAAGTGATACAAGTGTTGGAAGTGGGAGCAGGAGGAATGTACTATAACATGCTAACCTGCTAATAAAAGTCCTTGCTAGTTGAAATGCTAATGCTTGTCCTGACAGTTTAAACTGTGAAGACTGACTGAAAGAAGTTTGGCCATATGGTGAGGCAATCGCCGTGCTAGTCTTTTTAAGATATCTGGCTGACTTGCCCAAAAATCCCTACAATATTTCTTTTGAAGGTTATTTATGTTTATAGTAGTTTTATATGCtgacattaaatgttttcactgtTCTTCAGTTCCATTAAtcatttagtttgtttctttctcatATCTGTGTTCCTGTTCtctactttattttacagcctgttcaacagaaaaagaaaaggtgtGCAATATCTCATCTGAGGAGCACCTGCAGCCCTTTAAGGACAAAATGGAAGAATTTCTCACTagaggtaaaaaaacaaaaaaacaaaagcattgcaAACATAAGCCCAGTTCAGACTGTTATTGTTTTACatagttttgatattttattgcCACATCGGAATGAATTTTCTGGTTGCATATCATGGATTTAAACAAGAAACTAAAGTAATATTAGCCATGTATTATTGGAGTGAATTCCAAAGACAGCattgatttttgaaaaagttccaaaaagttttttttttcttttactgtgaATCAACCATGCTCTGCGATGCTGAAAGCTGCAAATTGTGTGCAGTAAATGAAATCGGCAaccatcataaatatataattataacttatataacacacacacacacacacacacacaaatatcagGTCTTTGCAAAATTGTTCATCAATTGTTCATTCAGAGTGGTTCAACAAAAAAGTCATCAAAGTACAAAGTAATTTTTAGcaattaaattatgcaaatgcatttctcaatacagttaataaaaatgattcactATTTTCAAATATAGCTATTCGAGTCATTTGATTAAATTGCCTGTACATTATATAGTACAGATAAGTATGCCCTTTTATTCGTCAttgcctatatatataaaatgacatcaCTCCCACTCCAAATACAGAGAAGCCGTGCAAATATTCTTTTACAGACGTCACCTTAGGAAACAATTAAAGTCTGAATAACGCTGGGATGGATGTACAGTGACCCTGTGTGAGCGGAGAGATGAGGTGCTGAGAAATAAATGTGACAGAGGCTCTGTGAAGGCCTCTGGGAGCCAACAAGAATTCTGGGAAATACATCTGACCTGACCCAGACCCGATCGTTCCAACATTATTTATGCAAAGCTAGTGACATGAAAAGTGAGAGTCCTAAATTTCATTATTCTCACTAATTCCACGTTCCACCCAGAAACTTAAATCGCTAATTCAACCCTTTCAGTATTTGGTTTCTCTGATGAAGGCGAGCTGAACAATCTTTTATAATAGTTGCTCTTCTTGTTTATTTACCTTCTCTGTTCTCCATCTCTGCTTCGATCCATCTCTGTTTGATATGGTTTCTGTTCTCTTGTTTATTTCCTCTAAGTGTGTCTGAGTCAACCTGCCTGATCTATCTGTAGCACTGAAGACTGTTTCTGTCTGCACTTTATTCTTGTCAACAATTCATTGGCCTCTTTTCGTCTTTCACACTCCAATCATCTTCAATTGCCATGCCGTAACCTCTTTTTCCATCGCTCAGCTCGGAGTTAGCTGGAacgtttttctatttttcattcTCTGCTTCACTACAGGCTTAAGCAAATGCTAAATGTGttgccgtctctctctctttgtattCAAATTGGTCCTCGTAACAAAACCCACATGTGCTCTGGCGGCAGGGTGGGGTCCTCGCTGAACAGCCCCCTCCTCATCTCTATCCCTTTGATCTGGAGACTCGTGGGTCTCCTTCATTGAGCTCTCAGATGGGTGACATGACCACGGAAAGAGCCCCTTCAACCCTCCACACTGCCTCCAGTTAGACAGACAGAATGgggagtggaaaaaaaagtactggtcttattttttgttagttgtATGATTTTGAAACTCCAGGAGAGTAACAGTCTCTGGCTCCAGCGCTTCAACCactactgtttatttttcagagCATGAAATTAACTACAGAAAGGAAGCGAGGAAGAAAAACTGAGCAAGACAGGGCAGTGTATGTGTTTGAGAGATAGAGACCGTCTCTGTGATGTTTGGTCTACGCTCCGGCTTctcatacaattttttttttaaatgcagtactATTTCCGCTGCCCTGGGCACTGAGAAGCAATGTGATAATCCATTTACTGTGATAACAGATACAACATATACAGTAATAGTAATAGCCTTAGCAATCGCTACCAATCAAAAAAGTTTAAGCACAAATACTTgaaggaaaagtaaaaaaaaaaaaacccacaatttACTCACTGTCAAGTCAtcttaggtgtatatgactttcttctttcagacaaacacaaaaatttaTCCCGGCTCTTCCAAatttggtaatgctggtggatagcggccattattttgatgagccataatttatatatatatatatattggttgTAAATCTAACCTATATGTTTCTGGGTGGTTAAGACGTGTCTACTGAAGCAGATCAATTCGGTTcttgtaacaaaaatataaaattataactcAAATCGCTGACTTACAGCAATGGCTGTATgcgatttgaaaaaaataagagtgctggcttcttggctgacttctgacttgaCGTATGATGTAAGCCGCATTCGTAATGTAAGCTCAGAAGAGCATTGACGAACGAAGAcgaaaaaggcaaaaacaagaagaaaaaaaacaacgtcAGAGGATTTCACTATAAGAACAAATGCAACTTACGTCATAcgtcaaaaatataaatatttttgttaccaaactcattgatctgcttcagaatCACCTGGAGGTGCATAGGTCAGTTTACGATGGATAAGTgagatttatggagcttcaaaataatggtcactatccaccagcattaccaagcttggaagagccagaatcatttttttttaaaactcagactgtgtttttctgaaagaagaaagtcatatacacctaggatggcttgggccTGAGTAAATTGTGAGGTAATTATCACTATTCCTTAGTCAGTTTGAAATATTGGGTACATGAGGTGTGAACTGAAGTGATCTGTATTTTGGGGATTCTCTAGTTGCTCAGAATTGTTGTGGTGAGTGGTATGAAAATGTGTTCGAACACTGGGCTCGTCATTCAATTTATTAGCGGATCACAGGAGACTCTCCACGCAGGAGTAAATGAAGTGACATTGACATTGCTGCGGTAATGACTTCAGAGACCGGCTTCTGCGTCTGCAGTCAAACTACGCCTCATCAAACGTTCATGCTGAGACTGTTTGCCAGTATGATTTTACAATGATTTTCTCCTTGATATATTATGTCAGTGGATTACAACTGGCTAACGTGTAATCAGATTTTCAGGGATTTATGTTTGTCATGAAGATCATAGACCTGCAAAGACTTACGCAGACATGTATGCGCGTTCTCACACCTCTCa
Protein-coding regions in this window:
- the LOC122333589 gene encoding formin-2-like: IVVFSLLHSFCSLSLSVRFLLQLSEVPQFSERVFCILFQSTFTECITSVQRKLETLLRVCTALQSSQAVLQVLGLVLAFGNIMNGGNRSRGQADGFSLDILPKLKDVKSSDNSQSLLSYIVAYYLRHFDEDAGKETCVYPLPEPPDLFHSSQMKFEDFQRDLRKLRKDLNACSTEKEKVCNISSEEHLQPFKDKMEEFLTRAKAELELQEKQLADTQR